One Streptomyces hundungensis DNA segment encodes these proteins:
- a CDS encoding lipase family protein, giving the protein MHVRTRVAGAIAAALLLSAATPTAFADAPATTAPGDLVTQSPTEFHPLPGQWTNTKAWHITYRSTTAKGGPNVVSGTVIVPNDGRTGPRPVVTYAVGTVGLDDSCAPSANFPYGTAVEATLINQVVQKGWAVAVTDYEGLGTPGEHTYTVGRAEGTAVLDAARAAERLGIPGVDANSPVGIMGYSQGGQAASWAAELHDSYAPDLLVKGTATGGVPADLMKVASSNDGGLGSGLIFMAAAGQNAAFPELKLDSYLNTAGKALVGYFRTNCVAIDTTVGSFKHITDLTVKDPLRQPDWQARLAESKLGTHRPDAPVYLYHGTIDELIPYSVGQQLRSDWCARDANVEWHALPLLGHIGGVTAGGVPAANWLAERFAGAAPHPNC; this is encoded by the coding sequence ATGCACGTCCGTACCAGAGTCGCCGGTGCCATCGCCGCCGCACTCCTCCTGTCGGCAGCCACCCCCACCGCATTCGCCGACGCTCCGGCGACCACCGCGCCCGGTGACCTCGTCACCCAGTCCCCCACCGAGTTCCATCCGCTGCCCGGCCAGTGGACCAACACCAAGGCCTGGCACATCACCTACCGCTCCACCACCGCCAAGGGCGGCCCGAACGTCGTCTCCGGCACGGTCATCGTCCCCAACGACGGCCGCACCGGCCCCCGCCCGGTCGTGACGTACGCGGTCGGCACGGTCGGGCTCGACGACTCGTGCGCGCCGAGCGCCAACTTCCCGTACGGGACGGCCGTCGAGGCGACCCTGATCAACCAGGTCGTGCAGAAGGGCTGGGCGGTCGCGGTCACCGACTACGAGGGGCTCGGCACACCGGGCGAGCACACCTACACGGTGGGCCGGGCCGAGGGCACCGCCGTGCTCGACGCGGCCCGCGCCGCCGAGCGGCTCGGCATCCCCGGCGTCGACGCCAACTCGCCCGTGGGGATCATGGGTTACTCGCAGGGCGGCCAGGCCGCCAGTTGGGCGGCGGAGCTGCACGACTCCTACGCCCCCGACCTGTTGGTGAAGGGCACCGCGACCGGCGGCGTCCCGGCCGACCTGATGAAGGTCGCCTCCTCCAACGACGGCGGCCTGGGGTCGGGCCTCATCTTCATGGCGGCGGCGGGCCAGAACGCGGCCTTCCCCGAGCTGAAGCTGGACTCGTACCTGAACACGGCGGGCAAGGCGCTGGTGGGCTACTTCCGGACCAACTGCGTGGCGATCGACACGACGGTGGGCTCGTTCAAGCACATCACCGACCTGACGGTGAAGGACCCGCTGCGACAGCCCGACTGGCAGGCCAGGCTCGCCGAGTCGAAGCTCGGCACGCACCGTCCCGACGCGCCGGTGTACCTCTACCACGGCACGATCGACGAGCTGATCCCGTACTCCGTGGGCCAGCAGCTCCGCTCGGACTGGTGCGCCCGGGACGCGAACGTGGAGTGGCACGCGCTGCCGCTGCTCGGCCACATCGGCGGGGTGACGGCGGGCGGAGTCCCGGCCGCGAACTGGCTGGCCGAACGCTTCGCGGGCGCCGCGCCACACCCCAACTGCTAG
- a CDS encoding MerR family transcriptional regulator — translation MRLAELSERSGVSAAMIKYYLRQGMLAPGRKVGATTADYDESHLRRLRLVRALIEVGGLTVARAKEVIGYVDDDSLDRTIRLGAALWALPHGPDPDDGDASVAVARVEVDRLLDALGWTTARELGELSPDHRALIVAVATLHRLGYSWDAEFMAPYAELMHRAAVRDLDFVETHPSEEEKVEVAVAATVLFDPVLRALHRLAQQEESARRYGL, via the coding sequence ATGCGGCTGGCCGAGTTGAGCGAGCGGAGCGGGGTCTCCGCGGCAATGATCAAGTACTACCTGCGACAGGGGATGCTCGCGCCGGGGCGCAAGGTCGGCGCGACCACCGCCGACTACGACGAGAGCCATCTGCGCCGGCTCCGCCTGGTGCGCGCCCTCATCGAGGTCGGCGGCCTCACCGTCGCCAGGGCGAAGGAGGTCATCGGGTACGTCGACGACGACTCGCTCGACCGCACCATCCGTCTCGGCGCCGCCCTGTGGGCCCTGCCGCACGGGCCCGACCCCGACGACGGCGACGCGTCCGTGGCCGTCGCCCGCGTCGAGGTGGACCGGCTCCTCGACGCCCTGGGCTGGACGACCGCCCGCGAACTCGGTGAACTCTCCCCGGACCACCGCGCGTTGATCGTCGCCGTGGCCACGCTGCACCGGCTCGGCTACTCCTGGGACGCCGAATTCATGGCCCCGTACGCCGAACTCATGCACCGGGCGGCCGTCCGCGACCTGGACTTCGTCGAGACCCACCCCTCAGAGGAGGAGAAGGTCGAGGTCGCCGTCGCCGCCACCGTTCTCTTCGACCCCGTCCTGCGGGCCCTCCACCGCCTTGCCCAGCAGGAGGAGTCCGCCCGCCGGTATGGGCTGTAG
- a CDS encoding DUF4188 domain-containing protein, with amino-acid sequence MSAKQAPNRTTAAAEGEVVVLLIGMRVNHFWAVHQWVPVGFAMLRMLAELKRDRSRGLLGHVLLTASPRTYYVVQYWESKEKLYAYAHSPQMFHHRAWAILNRKERQGKVRGHVGLWHETYVVPEGSYESIYADMPPFGLAAATGVLPLARRGRTAADRLAHRPA; translated from the coding sequence ATGTCCGCCAAGCAGGCCCCCAACCGTACGACCGCCGCCGCCGAGGGCGAGGTGGTGGTGCTGCTGATCGGGATGCGCGTCAACCACTTCTGGGCGGTGCACCAGTGGGTCCCGGTGGGGTTCGCGATGCTCCGCATGCTGGCCGAGCTGAAGCGGGACCGGAGCCGGGGGCTGCTCGGCCATGTGCTGCTGACCGCGTCGCCGCGTACGTACTACGTGGTCCAGTACTGGGAGTCCAAGGAGAAGCTGTACGCCTACGCGCACTCGCCGCAGATGTTCCACCACCGGGCGTGGGCGATCCTCAACCGCAAGGAGCGGCAGGGGAAGGTGCGGGGGCATGTCGGGTTGTGGCACGAGACGTATGTCGTGCCCGAGGGGTCCTACGAGTCGATCTACGCGGACATGCCGCCGTTCGGCCTGGCCGCGGCGACGGGGGTCCTGCCTCTGGCCCGGCGGGGCCGCACCGCAGCCGACCGCCTCGCCCACCGGCCCGCGTAG
- a CDS encoding acyltransferase family protein codes for MSQRRPAARLAALDGLRLVAALMVVGYHYLALSSAWGHSTATIFPTLHPFAQFGWLGVEVFFLVSGFVICMSVWGRTIGDFAVSRVSRLFPAYWVAIPLTALVVKKWPEISSIRHWDDVIVNFTMLQAGNGTKDVDGAYWTLFVEIKFYILMAIVVLCGVTYRNVLVFCGVWTVAAALAPGLGTPMLVAFAMPQYAPFFIAGIAFYLMRRYGANPVLWGLVLFQFLLAQRYIRYRMASNLGRAAAENLPTWPVRLIILAGFLMVGAIALGVFNKVQWKWLSTAGALTYPLYLIHMFIGLTLIHHFRGRVAAPVLVVSVVALMMAIAWLIHRFVERPASRWIRDSLKRGIADVRDNTPVARRRRVVPGAQPSAPAVAPAEFEPGVPVYLGSEQRRVH; via the coding sequence ATGTCCCAGCGCCGGCCGGCGGCCAGACTCGCAGCGTTGGACGGGCTCCGGCTCGTCGCCGCCCTGATGGTGGTGGGCTACCACTACCTCGCGCTGAGCAGCGCCTGGGGCCACAGCACAGCGACGATCTTCCCGACCCTGCACCCGTTCGCCCAGTTCGGCTGGCTGGGTGTCGAGGTCTTCTTCCTGGTCAGCGGATTCGTCATCTGCATGAGCGTCTGGGGGCGCACGATCGGCGACTTCGCCGTCTCGCGGGTCTCCCGGCTCTTCCCCGCCTACTGGGTCGCCATACCGCTCACGGCGCTGGTCGTGAAGAAGTGGCCGGAGATCAGCTCCATACGCCACTGGGACGACGTCATCGTCAACTTCACGATGCTCCAGGCCGGAAACGGCACCAAGGACGTCGACGGCGCCTACTGGACGCTCTTCGTCGAGATCAAGTTCTACATCCTGATGGCGATCGTCGTCCTGTGCGGCGTCACGTACCGCAACGTGCTCGTCTTCTGCGGGGTGTGGACGGTGGCGGCGGCCCTCGCGCCCGGCCTCGGCACTCCCATGCTCGTGGCCTTCGCGATGCCGCAGTACGCGCCGTTCTTCATCGCCGGCATCGCCTTCTACCTGATGCGCCGTTACGGAGCGAACCCCGTGCTGTGGGGCCTGGTGCTGTTCCAGTTCCTGCTGGCCCAGCGCTACATCCGCTACCGCATGGCCAGCAACCTCGGCCGGGCGGCGGCGGAGAACCTCCCCACCTGGCCGGTGCGGCTGATCATCCTGGCCGGGTTCCTGATGGTCGGCGCGATCGCGCTGGGAGTGTTCAACAAGGTGCAGTGGAAGTGGCTTTCCACGGCCGGAGCGCTCACCTATCCGCTGTACCTGATCCACATGTTCATCGGCCTGACCCTCATCCACCACTTCCGCGGGCGGGTGGCCGCACCCGTGCTCGTGGTCTCGGTCGTCGCCCTGATGATGGCCATCGCCTGGCTCATCCACCGCTTCGTGGAACGTCCCGCCAGCCGGTGGATCCGCGACTCGCTGAAGCGGGGGATCGCGGACGTACGCGACAACACGCCGGTCGCCCGGCGCCGCCGCGTCGTCCCGGGCGCCCAGCCGTCTGCGCCGGCGGTGGCGCCGGCGGAGTTCGAGCCGGGGGTGCCGGTGTATTTGGGGAGTGAGCAGAGGCGAGTGCACTGA
- a CDS encoding TetR/AcrR family transcriptional regulator, translating into MPRAVRERQMLDAAVVTFGRRGYRAASMDEIAELAGVSKPLVYLYLNSKEDLFTACIRREAQALVTAVRSGVDPDLTADGQLWSGLRAFFTHTAEHPDAWSVLHHQARTHGEPFAREVSQMREEIVAFVTALIHEAAQEAHGATELAERDVAGLAQALVGAAESLAGWANASDSVTAKEAAATLMNFAWAGLGNLMRGERWSPRHQPAH; encoded by the coding sequence ATGCCGCGAGCCGTGCGAGAACGGCAGATGCTCGACGCCGCCGTCGTGACCTTCGGCCGACGCGGCTACCGCGCCGCCTCAATGGACGAGATAGCCGAACTTGCAGGCGTATCGAAGCCGTTGGTGTACCTGTACCTCAACTCCAAGGAAGACCTCTTCACCGCCTGCATCCGCCGAGAGGCCCAGGCCCTCGTGACAGCCGTACGAAGCGGCGTGGACCCCGACCTCACGGCGGACGGCCAACTCTGGTCCGGCCTGCGGGCGTTCTTCACGCACACCGCCGAGCACCCCGACGCCTGGTCCGTCCTGCACCACCAGGCCCGTACGCACGGTGAACCGTTCGCGCGGGAGGTCTCCCAGATGCGCGAGGAGATCGTGGCGTTCGTGACGGCGCTGATCCACGAGGCCGCCCAAGAGGCGCACGGCGCAACGGAGTTGGCCGAGCGCGACGTGGCCGGCCTGGCCCAGGCACTCGTGGGCGCGGCGGAGTCGCTGGCCGGCTGGGCCAATGCATCGGACTCCGTCACCGCGAAGGAGGCCGCCGCCACCCTGATGAACTTCGCCTGGGCGGGCCTGGGCAACTTGATGCGCGGCGAGCGCTGGTCCCCGCGCCATCAGCCCGCGCACTGA
- a CDS encoding dihydrofolate reductase family protein → MRTLISTAFISLDGVVEAPGGEAGYRNAGWTFKDIEFLPEAFALKGAEQKEATAMLLGRTSYEAFSPVWPDMADFADYKAMPKYVVSTTLTEDALVSNWGETTILRSVEDVAALKETEGGPIIVHGSATLNHALSDAGLIDRYHLLVFPLLLGAGKRLFSTTDKDKQRLKLVAHETYANGLQKNVFDVVH, encoded by the coding sequence ATGCGCACCCTGATCAGCACCGCGTTCATCTCGCTCGACGGCGTCGTGGAGGCGCCCGGCGGCGAGGCCGGTTACCGGAACGCCGGCTGGACCTTCAAGGACATCGAGTTCCTCCCCGAGGCGTTCGCCCTCAAGGGCGCGGAACAGAAGGAAGCCACCGCCATGCTGCTGGGCCGGACCAGCTACGAGGCGTTCAGCCCCGTCTGGCCCGACATGGCGGACTTCGCCGACTACAAGGCCATGCCGAAGTACGTGGTCTCCACCACCCTCACCGAGGACGCGCTGGTGTCGAACTGGGGCGAGACGACGATCCTGCGCTCGGTCGAGGACGTCGCCGCGCTGAAGGAGACCGAGGGCGGCCCGATCATCGTCCACGGCAGCGCCACGCTGAACCACGCCCTGTCGGACGCCGGCCTGATCGACCGGTACCACCTGCTGGTCTTCCCCCTCCTCCTCGGCGCGGGCAAGCGCCTGTTCAGCACGACGGACAAGGACAAGCAGCGCCTGAAGCTCGTGGCCCACGAGACGTACGCGAACGGCCTCCAGAAGAACGTCTTCGACGTGGTCCACTGA
- a CDS encoding dicarboxylate/amino acid:cation symporter, which yields MSSASSATSASSATDQEKQPKSGFSISSKFPFWAQIIAGLVLGGLLGWLARSQDIGWLKETLGQIGDIFVQLLKLAVAPLVFFAILVSITNLRKVNNAARLATRTLLWFMITSLIAVAIGLAIGLLTDPGSGTGLTPKDGKLPKHTGSWLDFLTGIIPTDVVTPFTELNVLQIVFMAAVAGIALLQLGEKAKPILTLSEAVLELLQKALWWVIRLAPLGTLGLIGFAIADYGWDLIGKYATFTADVYIGCALVMFGVYPVLLATVAKVNPLQFFKGAWPAIQLAFVSRSSVGTMPLTQKVTERLGVPKEYASFAVPFGSTTKMDGCAAIYPALAAIFIAQIFDVHLGFDDYVLIAFVSVIGSAATAGLTGATVMLTLTLSTLGLPLEGVGLLMAIDPVLDMMRTATNVAGQALVPVIVSAREKILDRDAFDSVHLSPVDDTYESRTREDQSPVPAAA from the coding sequence GTGTCCTCCGCGTCCTCCGCGACCTCCGCGTCCTCCGCGACCGATCAGGAGAAGCAGCCCAAGTCCGGCTTCTCCATATCCTCGAAGTTCCCGTTCTGGGCCCAGATCATCGCGGGCCTCGTCCTCGGCGGCCTGCTCGGCTGGCTCGCCCGGAGCCAGGACATCGGCTGGCTCAAGGAGACCCTCGGGCAGATCGGCGACATCTTCGTCCAGCTCCTGAAGCTGGCCGTGGCGCCCCTCGTCTTCTTCGCGATCCTGGTGTCGATCACCAACCTGCGCAAGGTCAACAACGCGGCCAGGCTCGCCACCCGCACCCTGCTCTGGTTCATGATCACCTCGCTGATCGCGGTGGCCATCGGCCTCGCCATCGGCCTGCTCACCGACCCGGGTTCGGGCACCGGCCTGACCCCGAAGGACGGCAAGCTGCCCAAGCACACGGGCTCCTGGCTGGACTTCCTCACCGGCATCATCCCGACGGACGTGGTGACGCCGTTCACCGAACTGAACGTCCTCCAGATCGTCTTCATGGCCGCCGTCGCCGGCATCGCGCTGCTCCAGCTCGGCGAGAAGGCCAAGCCGATCCTCACGCTCAGCGAAGCCGTCCTGGAACTCCTCCAGAAGGCCCTGTGGTGGGTCATCCGGCTCGCCCCGCTCGGCACGCTCGGCCTCATCGGGTTCGCCATCGCCGACTACGGCTGGGACCTCATCGGCAAGTACGCCACCTTCACCGCCGACGTCTACATCGGCTGCGCCCTGGTGATGTTCGGGGTCTACCCGGTGCTGCTCGCCACCGTCGCCAAGGTCAACCCGCTCCAGTTCTTCAAGGGTGCCTGGCCCGCGATCCAGCTCGCCTTCGTCTCCCGCTCCTCGGTGGGCACGATGCCGCTGACCCAGAAGGTCACCGAGCGCCTCGGCGTCCCCAAGGAGTACGCCTCCTTCGCGGTGCCGTTCGGCTCGACCACCAAGATGGACGGCTGCGCCGCGATCTACCCCGCGCTGGCGGCGATCTTCATCGCCCAGATCTTCGACGTGCACCTCGGCTTCGACGACTACGTCCTGATCGCCTTCGTGTCGGTCATCGGCTCGGCCGCGACGGCGGGCCTGACGGGCGCCACGGTCATGCTCACCCTGACCCTTTCCACGCTCGGCCTGCCCCTGGAGGGCGTCGGCCTGCTCATGGCGATCGACCCGGTCCTGGACATGATGCGTACGGCCACGAACGTGGCGGGCCAGGCGCTGGTGCCGGTCATCGTGTCGGCCCGCGAGAAGATCCTCGACCGGGACGCGTTCGACTCGGTCCACCTCTCGCCGGTGGACGACACGTACGAGTCCCGCACGCGCGAGGACCAGTCCCCGGTCCCGGCCGCGGCCTGA
- a CDS encoding DUF4229 domain-containing protein codes for MNAAKPSATIWYTMLRVGIFIGSLVFVGLLVQFGIVPKGNGNSNLIWVVLLALVISAPLSYVLLRKQRDAMSAQIVTKVERAKAKLEANRTQEDGVTQ; via the coding sequence GTGAACGCCGCCAAGCCGAGCGCCACCATCTGGTACACCATGCTGCGCGTGGGGATCTTCATCGGCAGCCTGGTCTTCGTCGGCCTGCTGGTCCAGTTCGGCATCGTGCCCAAGGGCAACGGGAACTCGAACCTCATCTGGGTCGTCCTGCTCGCGCTGGTCATCTCCGCGCCGCTCAGCTACGTCCTGCTGCGCAAGCAGCGCGACGCGATGTCCGCCCAGATCGTCACCAAGGTGGAGCGCGCCAAGGCGAAGCTCGAAGCGAACCGCACCCAGGAGGACGGCGTCACCCAGTAG
- a CDS encoding GNAT family N-acetyltransferase translates to MALTFRLDPPVTPALRDGLLALWAGVSNAGGAVGFVPPVSVEDVRPELVKHLAAMAEGRMRLLVGFDERGAVAASAFIAFNTHRLMTHWVWLYTVMVDPVHQGKGYGRDLMTAVADAVRGLDGPGGSGRIEAIRLTCRGGTGVDRFYASCGYKEVGRVPGAIRVAEGDDRDDIIMLLPLN, encoded by the coding sequence ATGGCATTGACGTTCCGGCTCGACCCGCCGGTCACCCCCGCCCTGCGTGACGGACTCCTCGCCCTGTGGGCCGGGGTGTCCAACGCGGGCGGGGCCGTCGGTTTCGTGCCGCCGGTCTCCGTCGAGGACGTACGGCCCGAACTGGTCAAGCACCTCGCGGCCATGGCCGAGGGCCGGATGCGCCTGCTCGTCGGGTTCGACGAGCGGGGCGCGGTCGCCGCCAGCGCGTTCATCGCGTTCAACACGCACCGCCTCATGACCCACTGGGTGTGGCTGTACACGGTCATGGTGGATCCGGTCCACCAGGGCAAGGGGTACGGCCGCGACCTGATGACGGCGGTGGCGGACGCGGTACGGGGCCTCGACGGGCCCGGCGGCTCCGGCCGCATCGAGGCGATCCGGCTCACCTGCCGGGGCGGCACCGGCGTCGACCGCTTCTACGCCTCGTGCGGCTACAAGGAGGTCGGGCGGGTGCCCGGCGCGATCCGGGTGGCCGAAGGCGACGACCGGGACGACATCATCATGCTGCTCCCCCTGAACTGA
- the mqnE gene encoding aminofutalosine synthase MqnE produces the protein MDAGLKRELEQKVRAGERLSREDGVALYASDDLAWLGGLAHEVRTRKNGDVVHFNVNRHLNMTNVCTASCAYCSFQRKPGEKDAYTMRIEEAVRLAKAMENESLTELHIVNGLHPTLPWRYYPRSLKALKEALPNVGLKAFTATEIHHFETISGLTASEILDELIEAGLESLTGGGAEIFDWEVRQHIVDHRTHWEDWSRIHRLAHEKGLKTPATMLYGHIEEPRHRVDHVLRLRELQDETGGFQVFIPLRYQHDFVDVQDGKVRNKLQARTTMATGAEALKTFAVSRLLFDNVPHVKCFWVMHGLQTTQLALQHGADDMDGSVVEYKITHDADNYGTPNKLTRDDLLDLIREAGFRPVERNTRYEIIREYPGPDASLREAPQPMRF, from the coding sequence ATGGACGCGGGACTCAAGCGCGAGTTGGAGCAGAAGGTCCGGGCCGGTGAGCGGCTCAGCCGCGAGGACGGCGTCGCGCTGTACGCGTCGGACGATCTGGCCTGGCTCGGCGGGCTCGCCCACGAGGTGCGCACGCGCAAGAACGGCGACGTCGTGCACTTCAACGTGAACCGTCACCTCAACATGACCAACGTGTGCACGGCGTCGTGCGCGTACTGCTCGTTCCAGCGCAAGCCGGGCGAGAAGGACGCGTACACGATGCGCATCGAGGAGGCCGTCCGCCTCGCCAAGGCGATGGAGAACGAGAGCCTCACCGAGCTGCACATCGTCAACGGGCTTCACCCGACGCTCCCTTGGCGCTACTACCCGCGCTCCCTCAAGGCCCTCAAGGAGGCGCTGCCGAACGTCGGGCTCAAGGCGTTCACGGCGACCGAGATCCACCACTTCGAGACCATCTCGGGCCTGACCGCCTCCGAGATCCTCGACGAGCTGATCGAGGCCGGCCTGGAGTCGCTGACCGGCGGCGGCGCCGAGATCTTCGACTGGGAGGTCCGCCAGCACATCGTGGACCACCGCACGCACTGGGAAGACTGGTCGCGCATCCACCGCCTCGCCCACGAGAAGGGGCTCAAGACCCCGGCGACGATGCTGTACGGGCACATCGAGGAGCCGCGTCACCGCGTCGACCACGTGCTGCGCCTTCGCGAGCTCCAGGACGAGACCGGCGGCTTCCAGGTCTTCATCCCGCTGCGCTACCAGCACGACTTCGTGGACGTCCAGGACGGCAAGGTCCGCAACAAGCTCCAGGCGCGCACCACGATGGCCACCGGCGCCGAGGCGCTCAAGACCTTCGCGGTCTCCCGTCTGCTCTTCGACAACGTGCCGCACGTGAAGTGCTTCTGGGTCATGCACGGCCTCCAGACCACCCAGCTCGCGCTCCAGCACGGCGCCGACGACATGGACGGCTCGGTCGTCGAGTACAAGATCACGCACGACGCCGACAACTACGGCACGCCCAACAAGCTCACCCGGGACGACCTGCTCGACCTCATCCGCGAGGCCGGCTTCCGCCCCGTGGAGCGCAACACCCGGTACGAGATCATCCGTGAGTACCCCGGCCCGGACGCCTCGCTGCGCGAAGCGCCCCAGCCGATGCGTTTCTGA
- a CDS encoding Lrp/AsnC family transcriptional regulator, giving the protein MDAVDRQLIQALRENGRASYAELGRLVGLSGPSVTDRINRLEAAGVITGYRATVDAASLGLGVTALIGISLSDAADHEDVARRLRDLAEIEDCWFIAGDDSYMLKIRAGDVDGLEKTIRRLGSTKGVSRTRTTIVLSTKWENRVGELPE; this is encoded by the coding sequence ATGGACGCCGTCGATAGGCAGCTCATCCAGGCACTGCGCGAGAACGGCAGGGCCTCGTACGCGGAACTGGGCCGGCTCGTCGGGCTCTCCGGCCCCAGCGTCACCGACCGCATCAACCGCCTGGAGGCGGCCGGTGTCATCACCGGATACCGCGCTACCGTCGACGCCGCCTCGCTCGGCCTCGGCGTCACCGCGCTGATCGGCATCTCGCTCTCGGACGCCGCCGACCACGAGGACGTGGCCCGCCGTCTGCGCGACCTCGCCGAGATCGAGGACTGCTGGTTCATCGCGGGCGACGACTCGTACATGCTCAAGATCCGCGCCGGTGACGTGGACGGCCTGGAGAAGACGATCCGCCGGCTCGGCTCGACCAAGGGCGTCTCGCGCACCCGCACCACGATCGTGCTCTCCACGAAGTGGGAGAACCGGGTCGGGGAACTTCCCGAGTAG
- a CDS encoding UbiX family flavin prenyltransferase → MEHVNVHSQQRTPWIVGVSGASGTPYAAAVLRALLAAGESVDLVVSRASRLTLLDETGIAFRDAHWQDDLRAWLARGADGKPDSFGACDVSDVRHWAPGDLAAGPSSGSYPVKGMLIVPASTACVAGVALGLSKDLLQRAASVTLKERRKLVVAVRETPLNGQTLGHLVTLDEAGAVVLPASPAFYAGATHIQDLVDFVAGRVLDAAGVPHGLYRRWEGELGSGRPRRAEPGPRGGSGGD, encoded by the coding sequence GTGGAGCACGTGAACGTACACAGTCAGCAGCGCACGCCCTGGATCGTCGGCGTGTCGGGTGCTTCGGGGACGCCGTACGCGGCGGCGGTGCTGCGCGCGCTGCTGGCCGCGGGGGAGAGCGTCGACCTGGTGGTGTCGCGGGCCTCGCGCCTCACGCTGCTCGACGAGACGGGCATCGCGTTCCGGGACGCGCACTGGCAGGACGATCTGCGGGCGTGGCTGGCGCGCGGGGCGGACGGAAAGCCGGACTCCTTCGGCGCGTGCGACGTCTCGGACGTACGCCACTGGGCGCCGGGGGATCTCGCGGCGGGGCCCTCGTCGGGCTCGTACCCGGTGAAGGGGATGCTGATCGTGCCCGCGTCGACGGCCTGTGTGGCCGGGGTCGCGCTGGGGCTTTCGAAGGACCTGTTGCAGCGGGCCGCGAGCGTGACGCTCAAGGAGCGGCGGAAGCTGGTGGTCGCGGTGCGCGAGACGCCGTTGAACGGACAGACGCTGGGGCACCTGGTGACGCTGGACGAGGCGGGCGCCGTGGTGCTGCCCGCCTCACCGGCGTTCTATGCGGGTGCGACGCACATCCAGGATCTGGTGGACTTCGTCGCGGGGCGCGTTCTGGACGCGGCGGGGGTGCCGCACGGCCTGTACCGCCGTTGGGAGGGAGAGCTCGGATCGGGGCGGCCCCGCCGGGCGGAGCCGGGACCTCGGGGAGGCTCTGGAGGGGATTAG
- the mqnP gene encoding menaquinone biosynthesis prenyltransferase MqnP translates to MSASAAAMPQPGRTKAFLRLVMIEHSVFALPFAYTAALTAMYQLDKNIHWGRLLLVTVAMVGLRTFAMACNRIIDREIDARNPRTAGRELVTGAVSVRSAWTGALIALVVFLGAAAALNPLCLALAPVAVIPMVVYPYGKRFTNFPQAILGLAQAMGPVGAWIAITGSWSWDAVILGLAIGIWIGGFDLIYACQDVEADRGHGVKSVPARFGIPAAIYGARGCHSVTMALLVWYALATGAGFFFWLGLLIVLGAFLYEHTLVKPHDLSRLNRAFFQVNGFIGIALFVCALIDLLVRGLTV, encoded by the coding sequence GTGAGTGCCTCAGCCGCAGCGATGCCCCAGCCGGGCCGCACCAAGGCGTTTCTGCGCCTGGTCATGATCGAGCACTCGGTCTTCGCGCTGCCCTTCGCCTACACCGCGGCCCTGACCGCGATGTACCAGCTCGACAAGAACATCCACTGGGGCCGGCTGCTCCTGGTCACCGTCGCCATGGTGGGCCTGCGCACCTTCGCGATGGCCTGCAACCGGATCATCGACCGCGAGATCGACGCCCGTAACCCGCGCACCGCGGGCCGCGAGCTCGTCACCGGCGCGGTGTCGGTGCGCTCCGCGTGGACGGGTGCGCTCATCGCCCTGGTCGTCTTCCTCGGCGCGGCCGCCGCCCTCAACCCGCTGTGCCTGGCGCTCGCGCCGGTCGCGGTGATCCCGATGGTGGTCTATCCGTACGGGAAGCGGTTCACCAACTTCCCGCAGGCCATCCTCGGTCTCGCGCAGGCGATGGGCCCGGTCGGCGCGTGGATCGCGATCACCGGCTCCTGGTCGTGGGACGCGGTGATCCTCGGGCTCGCGATCGGCATCTGGATCGGCGGCTTCGACCTGATCTACGCCTGCCAGGACGTGGAGGCGGACCGCGGCCACGGCGTGAAGTCGGTGCCGGCCCGCTTCGGCATCCCGGCCGCGATATACGGGGCGCGCGGCTGCCACAGCGTGACGATGGCGCTGCTCGTCTGGTACGCGCTCGCGACCGGCGCCGGGTTCTTCTTCTGGCTGGGCCTGCTGATCGTGCTCGGGGCCTTCCTCTATGAGCACACCCTGGTCAAGCCGCACGACCTGTCCCGCCTCAACCGGGCGTTCTTCCAGGTCAACGGCTTCATCGGAATCGCCCTCTTCGTCTGTGCGCTGATCGATCTGCTGGTGCGGGGCCTGACCGTCTGA